From Pan troglodytes isolate AG18354 chromosome 9, NHGRI_mPanTro3-v2.0_pri, whole genome shotgun sequence, the proteins below share one genomic window:
- the AIP gene encoding AH receptor-interacting protein isoform X1 has product MADIIARLREDGIQKRVIQEGRGELPDFQDGTKATFHYRTLHSDDEGTVLDDSRARGKPMELIIGKKFKLPVWETIVCTMREGEIAQFLCDIKHVVLYPLVAKSLRNIAVGKDPLEGQRHCCGVAQMREHSSLGHADLDALQQNPQPLIFHMEMLKVESPGTYQQDPWAMTDEEKTKAVPLIHQEGNRLYREGHVKEAAAKYYDAIACLKNLQMKEQPGSPEWIQLDQQITPLLLNYCQCKLVVEEYYEVLDHCSSILNKYDDNVKAYFKRGKAHAAVWNAQEAQADFAKVLELDPALAPVVSRELRALEARIRQKDEEDKARFRGIFSH; this is encoded by the exons ATGGCGGATATCATCGCAAGACTCCGGGAGGACGGGATCCAAAAACGTGTGATACAGGAAGGCCGAGGAGAGCTCCCGGACTTTCAGGATGGGACCAAG GCCACGTTCCACTACCGGACGCTGCACAGTGACGACGAGGGCACCGTGCTGGACGACAGCCGGGCTCGTGGCAAGCCCATGGAGCTCATCATTGGCAAGAAGTTCAAGCTGCCCGTGTGGGAGACCATCGTGTGCACCATGCGAGAAGGGGAGATTGCCCAGTTCCTCTGTGACATCAAG CATGTGGTCCTGTACCCGCTGGTGGCCAAGAGTCTCCGCAACATCGCGGTGGGCAAGGACCCCCTGGAGGGCCAGCGGCACTGCTGCGGTGTTGCACAGATGCGTGAACACAGCTCCCTGGGCCATGCTGACCTGGACGCCCTGCAGCAGAACCCCCAGCCCCTCATCTTCCACATGGAGATGCTGAAG GTGGAGAGCCCTGGCACATACCAGCAGGACCCATGGGCCATGACAGACGAAGAGAAGACAAAGGCAGTGCCACTTATCCACCAGGAGGGCAACCGGTTGTACCGCGAGGGGCATGTGAAGGAGGCTGCTGCCAAGTACTACGATGCCATTGCCTGCCTCAAGAACCTGCAGATGAAG GAACAGCCTGGGTCCCCTGAATGGATCCAGCTGGACCAGCAGATCACGCCGCTGCTGCTCAACTACTGCCAGTGCAAGCTGGTGGTCGAGGAGTACTACGAGGTGCTGGACCACTGCTCTTCCATCCTCAACAAGTACGACG ACAACGTCAAGGCCTACTTCAAGCGGGGCAAGGCCCACGCGGCCGTGTGGAATGCCCAGGAGGCCCAGGCTGACTTTGCCAAAGTGCTGGAGCTGGACCCAGCCCTGGCGCCCGTGGTGAGCCGAGAGCTGCGGGCCCTGGAGGCACGGATCCGGCAGAAGGATGAAGAGGACAAAGCCCGGTTCCGGGGGATCTTCTCCCATTGA
- the AIP gene encoding AH receptor-interacting protein isoform X2, which translates to MADIIARLREDGIQKRVIQEGRGELPDFQDGTKATFHYRTLHSDDEGTVLDDSRARGKPMELIIGKKFKLPVWETIVCTMREGEIAQFLCDIKHVVLYPLVAKSLRNIAVGKDPLEGQRHCCGVAQMREHSSLGHADLDALQQNPQPLIFHMEMLKVESPGTYQQDPWAMTDEEKTKAVPLIHQEGNRLYREGHVKEAAAKYYDAIACLKNLQMKEQPGSPEWIQLDQQITPLLLNYCQCKLVVEEYYEVLDHCSSILNKQRQGLLQAGQGPRGRVECPGGPG; encoded by the exons ATGGCGGATATCATCGCAAGACTCCGGGAGGACGGGATCCAAAAACGTGTGATACAGGAAGGCCGAGGAGAGCTCCCGGACTTTCAGGATGGGACCAAG GCCACGTTCCACTACCGGACGCTGCACAGTGACGACGAGGGCACCGTGCTGGACGACAGCCGGGCTCGTGGCAAGCCCATGGAGCTCATCATTGGCAAGAAGTTCAAGCTGCCCGTGTGGGAGACCATCGTGTGCACCATGCGAGAAGGGGAGATTGCCCAGTTCCTCTGTGACATCAAG CATGTGGTCCTGTACCCGCTGGTGGCCAAGAGTCTCCGCAACATCGCGGTGGGCAAGGACCCCCTGGAGGGCCAGCGGCACTGCTGCGGTGTTGCACAGATGCGTGAACACAGCTCCCTGGGCCATGCTGACCTGGACGCCCTGCAGCAGAACCCCCAGCCCCTCATCTTCCACATGGAGATGCTGAAG GTGGAGAGCCCTGGCACATACCAGCAGGACCCATGGGCCATGACAGACGAAGAGAAGACAAAGGCAGTGCCACTTATCCACCAGGAGGGCAACCGGTTGTACCGCGAGGGGCATGTGAAGGAGGCTGCTGCCAAGTACTACGATGCCATTGCCTGCCTCAAGAACCTGCAGATGAAG GAACAGCCTGGGTCCCCTGAATGGATCCAGCTGGACCAGCAGATCACGCCGCTGCTGCTCAACTACTGCCAGTGCAAGCTGGTGGTCGAGGAGTACTACGAGGTGCTGGACCACTGCTCTTCCATCCTCAACAA ACAACGTCAAGGCCTACTTCAAGCGGGGCAAGGCCCACGCGGCCGTGTGGAATGCCCAGGAGGCCCAGGCTGA
- the PITPNM1 gene encoding membrane-associated phosphatidylinositol transfer protein 1 isoform X2 translates to MLIKEYHILLPMSLDEYQVAQLYMIQKKSREESSGEGSGVEILANRPYTDGPGGSGQYTHKVYHVGSHIPGWFRALLPKAALQVEEESWNAYPYTRTRYTCPFVEKFSIEIETYYLPDGGQQPNVFNLSGAERRQRILDTIDIVRDAVAPGEYKAEEDPRLYRSVKTGRGPLSDDWARTAAQTGPLMCAYKLCKVEFRYWGMQAKIEQFIHDVGLRRVMLRAHRQAWCWQDEWTELSMADIRALEEETARMLAQRMAKCNTGSEGSEAQPPGKPSTEARSAASNTGTPDGPEAPPGPDASPDASFGKQWSSSSRSSYSSQHGGAVSPQSLSEWRMQNIARDSENSSEEEFFDAHEGFSDSEEVFPKEMTKWNSNDFIDAFASPMEAEGTPEPGAEAAKGIEDGAQAPRDSEGLDGAGELGAEACAVHALFLILHSGNILDSGPGDANSKQADVQTLSSAFEAVTRIHFPEALGHVALRLVPCPPICAAAYALVSNLSPYSHDGDSLSRSQDHIPLAALPLLATSSSRYQGAVATVIARTNQAYSAFLRSPEGAGFCGQVALIGDGVGGILGFDALCHSANTGTGSRGSSRRGSMNNELLSPEFGPLRDPLADGVEGLGRGSPEPSALPPQRIPSDMASPEPEGSQNSLQAASATTSSWEPRRASTAFCPPAASSEAPDGPSSTARLDFKVSGFFLFGSPLGLVLALRKTVMPALEAQMRPACEQIYNLFHAADPCASRLEPLLAPKFQAIAPLTVPRYQKFPLGDGSSLLLADTLQTHSSLFLEELEMLVPSTPTSTSGAFWKGSELATDPPAQPAAPSTTSEVVKILERWWGTKRIDYSLYCPEALTAFPTVTLPHLFHASYWESADVVAFILRQVIEKERPQLAECEEPSIYSPAFPREKWQRKRTQVKIRNVTSNHRASDTVVCEGRPQVLSGRFMYGPLDVVTLTGEKVDVYIMTQPLSGKWIHFGTEVTNSSGRLTFPVPPERALGIGVYPVRMVVRGDHTYAECCLTVVARGTEAVVFSIDGSFTASVSIMGSDPKVRAGAVDVVRHWQDSGYLIVYVTGRPDMQKHRVVAWLSQHNFPHGVVSFCDGLTHDPLRQKAMFLQSLVQEVELNIVAGYGSPKDVAVYAALGLSPSQTYIVGRAVRKLQAQCQFLSDGYVAHLGQLEAGSHSHASSGPPRAALGKSSYGVAAPVDFLRKQSQLLRSRGPSQAEREGPGTPPTTLARGKAWSISLKLDSEE, encoded by the exons ATGCTCATCAAGGAATACCACATTCTGCTGCCCATGAGCCTGGACGAGTACCAGGTGGCCCAGCTCTACATGATCCAG AAAAAGAGCCGGGAGGAGTCTAGTGGTGAGGGCAGCGGCGTGGAGATCCTGGCCAACCGGCCCTACACGGATGGGCCCGGGGGCAGCGGGCAGTACACACACAAGGTGTACCACGTGGGCTCCCACATCCCAGGCTGGTTCCGGGCACTGCTGCCCAAGGCTGCCCTGCAGGTAGAAGAGGAATCCTGGAATGCCTACCCCTACACCCGAACCCG GTACACCTGCCCTTTCGTGGAGAAATTCTCCATTGAAATCGAGACCTATTACCTGCCTGATGGGGGGCAGCAGCCAAACGTCTTCAACCTGAGCGGGGCCGAGAGGAGACAGCGCATCCTGG ACACCATCGACATCGTGCGGGATGCAGTGGCCCCAGGCGAGTACAAAGCAGAAGAGGACCCCCGGCTGTATCGCTCGGTCAAGACGGGCCGAGGGCCACTGTCTGATGACTGGGCACGGACGGCGGCACAGACGGGGCCCCTTATGTGTGCCTATAAGCTGTGCAAGGTTGAGTTCCGCTACTGGGGCATGCAAGCCAAGATCGAGCAGTTCATCCATGATGTAG GTCTGCGTCGGGTGATGCTGCGGGCCCACCGCCAGGCCTGGTGCTGGCAGGATGAGTGGACAGAGCTGAGCATGGCTGACATCCGGGCACTGGAAGAGGAGACTGCTCGCATGCTGGCCCAGCGCATGGCCAAGTGCAACACAGGCAGTGAGGGGTCCGAGGCCCAGCCCCCCGGGAAACCAAGCACCGAGGCCCGGTCTGCGGCCAGCAACACTGGCACCCCCGATGGGCCTGAGGCCCCCCCAGGCCCAGATGCCTCCCCCGATGCCAGCTTTGGGAAGCAGTGGTCCTCATCCTCCCGTTCCTCCTACTCATCCCAACATGGAG GGGCTGTGTCTCCCCAGAGCTTGTCTGAGTGGCGCATGCAGAACATTGCCCGAGACTCTGAGAACAGCTCCGAGGAAGAGTTCTTTGATGCCCACG AAGGCTTCTCGGACAGTGAGGAGGTCTTCCCCAAGGAGATGACCAAGTGGAACTCCAATGACTTCATTGATGCCTTTGCCTCCCCAATGGAGGCAGAGGGAACGCCAG AGCCTGGAGCCGAGGCAGCTAAAGGCATTGAGGATGGGGCCCAAGCACCCAGGGACTCAGAG GGCCTGGATGGAGCCGGGGagctgggggctgaggcatgCGCAGTCCATGCCCTCTTCCTTATCCTGCACAGCGGCAACATCCTGGACTCAGGCCCTGGAGACGCCAACTCCAAGCAGGCGGATGTGCAGACGCTGAGCTCCGCCTTCGAGGCTGTCACCCGCATCCACTTCCCTGAGGCCTTGGGCCACGTGGCGCTGCGACTGGTGCCCTGTCCACCCATCTGCGCCGCCGCCTATGCCCTTGTCTCCAA CCTGAGCCCTTACAGCCACGATGGGGACAGCCTGTCCCGCTCCCAAGACCACATTCCACTGGCTGCCCTGCCACTGCTGGCCACCTCATCCTCCCGCTACCAGGGCGCCGTGGCCACCGTCATTGCCCGTACCAACCAGGCCTACTCAGCCTTCCTGCGCTCACCTGAGGGTGCCGGCTTCTGTGGGCAG GTCGCACTGATTGGAGATGGTGTTGGTGGCATCCTGGGCTTTGATGCACTCTGCCACAGTGCTAACACGGGCACCGGGAGTCGGGGCAGCAGCCGCCGTGGGAGCATG AACAATGAGCTGCTCTCTCCGGAGTTTGGCCCGCTGCGGGACCCCCTGGCAGATGGTGTGGAAGGCCTGGGTCGGGGCAGCCCAGAACCCTCGGCCTTGCCTCCCCAGCGCATCCCCAGCGACATGGCCAGTCCTGAGCCCGAGGGCTCTCAGAACAG CCTTCAGGCAGCCTCCGCAACCACCTCCTCCTGGGAGCCCCGGCGGGCAAGCACGGCCTTCTGCCCACCCGCTGCCAGTTCCGAGGCACCTGACGGCCCCAGCAGCACTGCCCGCCTTGACTTCAAGGTCTCTGGCTTCTTCCTCTTCGGCTCCCCACTGGGCCTGGTGCTGGCTCTGCGCAAAACTGTGATGCCCGCCCTGGAGG CCCAGATGCGCCCAGCCTGTGAACAGATCTACAACCTCTTCCACGCGGCCGACCCCTGCGCCTCACGCCTCGAGCCCCTGCTGGCCCCGAAGTTCCAGGCCATCGCCCCACTGACCGTGCCCCGCTACCAGAAGTTCCCCCTGGGAGATGGCTCATCCCTGCTGCTGG CCGACACTCTGCAGACGCACTCCAGCCTCTTTCTGGAGGAGCTGGAGATGCTGGTGCCCTCAACACCCACCTCTACTAGCGGTGCCTTCTGGAAGGGCAGTGAGTTGGCCACTGACCCCCcggcccagccagccgcccccaGCACCACCAGTGAGGTGGTTAAGA TCCTGGAGCGCTGGTGGGGAACCAAGCGGATCGACTACTCGCTGTACTGCCCCGAGGCGCTCACCGCCTTTCCCACCGTCACGCTGCCCCACCTCTTCCACGCCAGCTACTGGGAGTCCGCCGACGTGGTGGCGTTCATCCTGCGCCAG GTGATCGAGAAGGAGCGGCCACAGCTGGCGGAATGCGAGGAGCCGTCCATCTACAGCCCGGCCTTCCCCAGGGAGAAGTGGCAGCGAAAACGCACGCAGGTCAAGATCCGG AACGTCACTTCCAACCACCGGGCGAGCGACACGGTGGTGTGCGAGGGCCGCCCCCAGGTGCTAAGCGGGCGCTTCATGTACGGGCCCCTGGACGTCGTCACGCTCACCGGAGAGAAG GTGGATGTCTACATCATGACGCAGCCGCTGTCGGGCAAGTGGATCCACTTTGGCACCGAAGTCACCAATAGCTCGGGCCGCCTCACCTTCCCAGTTCCCCCAGAACGCGCGCTGGGCATTGGTGTCTACCCCGTGCGCATGGTGGTCAG GGGCGACCACACCTATGCCGAATGCTGCCTGACTGTGGTGGCCCGCGGCACGGAGGCTGTGGTCTTCAGCATCGACGGCTCCTTCACCGCCAGCGTCTCCATCATGGGCAGCGACCCCAAGGTGCGAGCTGGCGCCGTGGACGTGGTCAG GCACTGGCAGGACTCCGGCTACCTGATCGTGTATGTCACAGGCCGGCCGGATATGCAGAAGCACCGCGTGGTGGCCTGGCTGTCGCAGCACAACTTCCCCCACGGCGTCGTCTCCTTCTGCGACGGCCTCACCCACGACCCACTACGCCAGAAGGCAATGTTTCTGCAGAGCCTGGTGCAGGAG GTAGAACTGAACATCGTGGCCGGTTATGGGTCTCCCAAAGATGTGGCTGTATACGCGGCGCTGGGGCTGTCCCCGAGCCAGACCTACATCGTGGGCCGTGCCGTGCGGAAGCTACAGGCACAGTGCCAG TTCCTGTCAGACGGCTATGTGGCCCACCTGGGCCAGCTGGAAGCAGGCTCGCACTCGCATGCCTCCTCGGGACCCCCGAGAGCTGCCTTGGGCAAGAGCAGCTATGGTGTGGCTGCCCCCGTGGACTTCCTGCGCAAACAGAGCCAGCTGCTTCGCTCGAGGGGCCCCAGCCAGGCGGAGCGTGAGGGCCCGGGAACACCACCCACCACCCTGGCACGGGGCAAAGCATGGAGCATCAGCCTGAAGCTGGACAGCGAGGAGTGA
- the PITPNM1 gene encoding membrane-associated phosphatidylinositol transfer protein 1 isoform X1, translated as MLIKEYHILLPMSLDEYQVAQLYMIQKKSREESSGEGSGVEILANRPYTDGPGGSGQYTHKVYHVGSHIPGWFRALLPKAALQVEEESWNAYPYTRTRYTCPFVEKFSIEIETYYLPDGGQQPNVFNLSGAERRQRILDTIDIVRDAVAPGEYKAEEDPRLYRSVKTGRGPLSDDWARTAAQTGPLMCAYKLCKVEFRYWGMQAKIEQFIHDVGLRRVMLRAHRQAWCWQDEWTELSMADIRALEEETARMLAQRMAKCNTGSEGSEAQPPGKPSTEARSAASNTGTPDGPEAPPGPDASPDASFGKQWSSSSRSSYSSQHGGAVSPQSLSEWRMQNIARDSENSSEEEFFDAHEGFSDSEEVFPKEMTKWNSNDFIDAFASPMEAEGTPEPGAEAAKGIEDGAQAPRDSEGLDGAGELGAEACAVHALFLILHSGNILDSGPGDANSKQADVQTLSSAFEAVTRIHFPEALGHVALRLVPCPPICAAAYALVSNLSPYSHDGDSLSRSQDHIPLAALPLLATSSSRYQGAVATVIARTNQAYSAFLRSPEGAGFCGQVALIGDGVGGILGFDALCHSANTGTGSRGSSRRGSMNNELLSPEFGPLRDPLADGVEGLGRGSPEPSALPPQRIPSDMASPEPEGSQNSLQAASATTSSWEPRRASTAFCPPAASSEAPDGPSSTARLDFKVSGFFLFGSPLGLVLALRKTVMPALEAAQMRPACEQIYNLFHAADPCASRLEPLLAPKFQAIAPLTVPRYQKFPLGDGSSLLLADTLQTHSSLFLEELEMLVPSTPTSTSGAFWKGSELATDPPAQPAAPSTTSEVVKILERWWGTKRIDYSLYCPEALTAFPTVTLPHLFHASYWESADVVAFILRQVIEKERPQLAECEEPSIYSPAFPREKWQRKRTQVKIRNVTSNHRASDTVVCEGRPQVLSGRFMYGPLDVVTLTGEKVDVYIMTQPLSGKWIHFGTEVTNSSGRLTFPVPPERALGIGVYPVRMVVRGDHTYAECCLTVVARGTEAVVFSIDGSFTASVSIMGSDPKVRAGAVDVVRHWQDSGYLIVYVTGRPDMQKHRVVAWLSQHNFPHGVVSFCDGLTHDPLRQKAMFLQSLVQEVELNIVAGYGSPKDVAVYAALGLSPSQTYIVGRAVRKLQAQCQFLSDGYVAHLGQLEAGSHSHASSGPPRAALGKSSYGVAAPVDFLRKQSQLLRSRGPSQAEREGPGTPPTTLARGKAWSISLKLDSEE; from the exons ATGCTCATCAAGGAATACCACATTCTGCTGCCCATGAGCCTGGACGAGTACCAGGTGGCCCAGCTCTACATGATCCAG AAAAAGAGCCGGGAGGAGTCTAGTGGTGAGGGCAGCGGCGTGGAGATCCTGGCCAACCGGCCCTACACGGATGGGCCCGGGGGCAGCGGGCAGTACACACACAAGGTGTACCACGTGGGCTCCCACATCCCAGGCTGGTTCCGGGCACTGCTGCCCAAGGCTGCCCTGCAGGTAGAAGAGGAATCCTGGAATGCCTACCCCTACACCCGAACCCG GTACACCTGCCCTTTCGTGGAGAAATTCTCCATTGAAATCGAGACCTATTACCTGCCTGATGGGGGGCAGCAGCCAAACGTCTTCAACCTGAGCGGGGCCGAGAGGAGACAGCGCATCCTGG ACACCATCGACATCGTGCGGGATGCAGTGGCCCCAGGCGAGTACAAAGCAGAAGAGGACCCCCGGCTGTATCGCTCGGTCAAGACGGGCCGAGGGCCACTGTCTGATGACTGGGCACGGACGGCGGCACAGACGGGGCCCCTTATGTGTGCCTATAAGCTGTGCAAGGTTGAGTTCCGCTACTGGGGCATGCAAGCCAAGATCGAGCAGTTCATCCATGATGTAG GTCTGCGTCGGGTGATGCTGCGGGCCCACCGCCAGGCCTGGTGCTGGCAGGATGAGTGGACAGAGCTGAGCATGGCTGACATCCGGGCACTGGAAGAGGAGACTGCTCGCATGCTGGCCCAGCGCATGGCCAAGTGCAACACAGGCAGTGAGGGGTCCGAGGCCCAGCCCCCCGGGAAACCAAGCACCGAGGCCCGGTCTGCGGCCAGCAACACTGGCACCCCCGATGGGCCTGAGGCCCCCCCAGGCCCAGATGCCTCCCCCGATGCCAGCTTTGGGAAGCAGTGGTCCTCATCCTCCCGTTCCTCCTACTCATCCCAACATGGAG GGGCTGTGTCTCCCCAGAGCTTGTCTGAGTGGCGCATGCAGAACATTGCCCGAGACTCTGAGAACAGCTCCGAGGAAGAGTTCTTTGATGCCCACG AAGGCTTCTCGGACAGTGAGGAGGTCTTCCCCAAGGAGATGACCAAGTGGAACTCCAATGACTTCATTGATGCCTTTGCCTCCCCAATGGAGGCAGAGGGAACGCCAG AGCCTGGAGCCGAGGCAGCTAAAGGCATTGAGGATGGGGCCCAAGCACCCAGGGACTCAGAG GGCCTGGATGGAGCCGGGGagctgggggctgaggcatgCGCAGTCCATGCCCTCTTCCTTATCCTGCACAGCGGCAACATCCTGGACTCAGGCCCTGGAGACGCCAACTCCAAGCAGGCGGATGTGCAGACGCTGAGCTCCGCCTTCGAGGCTGTCACCCGCATCCACTTCCCTGAGGCCTTGGGCCACGTGGCGCTGCGACTGGTGCCCTGTCCACCCATCTGCGCCGCCGCCTATGCCCTTGTCTCCAA CCTGAGCCCTTACAGCCACGATGGGGACAGCCTGTCCCGCTCCCAAGACCACATTCCACTGGCTGCCCTGCCACTGCTGGCCACCTCATCCTCCCGCTACCAGGGCGCCGTGGCCACCGTCATTGCCCGTACCAACCAGGCCTACTCAGCCTTCCTGCGCTCACCTGAGGGTGCCGGCTTCTGTGGGCAG GTCGCACTGATTGGAGATGGTGTTGGTGGCATCCTGGGCTTTGATGCACTCTGCCACAGTGCTAACACGGGCACCGGGAGTCGGGGCAGCAGCCGCCGTGGGAGCATG AACAATGAGCTGCTCTCTCCGGAGTTTGGCCCGCTGCGGGACCCCCTGGCAGATGGTGTGGAAGGCCTGGGTCGGGGCAGCCCAGAACCCTCGGCCTTGCCTCCCCAGCGCATCCCCAGCGACATGGCCAGTCCTGAGCCCGAGGGCTCTCAGAACAG CCTTCAGGCAGCCTCCGCAACCACCTCCTCCTGGGAGCCCCGGCGGGCAAGCACGGCCTTCTGCCCACCCGCTGCCAGTTCCGAGGCACCTGACGGCCCCAGCAGCACTGCCCGCCTTGACTTCAAGGTCTCTGGCTTCTTCCTCTTCGGCTCCCCACTGGGCCTGGTGCTGGCTCTGCGCAAAACTGTGATGCCCGCCCTGGAGG CAGCCCAGATGCGCCCAGCCTGTGAACAGATCTACAACCTCTTCCACGCGGCCGACCCCTGCGCCTCACGCCTCGAGCCCCTGCTGGCCCCGAAGTTCCAGGCCATCGCCCCACTGACCGTGCCCCGCTACCAGAAGTTCCCCCTGGGAGATGGCTCATCCCTGCTGCTGG CCGACACTCTGCAGACGCACTCCAGCCTCTTTCTGGAGGAGCTGGAGATGCTGGTGCCCTCAACACCCACCTCTACTAGCGGTGCCTTCTGGAAGGGCAGTGAGTTGGCCACTGACCCCCcggcccagccagccgcccccaGCACCACCAGTGAGGTGGTTAAGA TCCTGGAGCGCTGGTGGGGAACCAAGCGGATCGACTACTCGCTGTACTGCCCCGAGGCGCTCACCGCCTTTCCCACCGTCACGCTGCCCCACCTCTTCCACGCCAGCTACTGGGAGTCCGCCGACGTGGTGGCGTTCATCCTGCGCCAG GTGATCGAGAAGGAGCGGCCACAGCTGGCGGAATGCGAGGAGCCGTCCATCTACAGCCCGGCCTTCCCCAGGGAGAAGTGGCAGCGAAAACGCACGCAGGTCAAGATCCGG AACGTCACTTCCAACCACCGGGCGAGCGACACGGTGGTGTGCGAGGGCCGCCCCCAGGTGCTAAGCGGGCGCTTCATGTACGGGCCCCTGGACGTCGTCACGCTCACCGGAGAGAAG GTGGATGTCTACATCATGACGCAGCCGCTGTCGGGCAAGTGGATCCACTTTGGCACCGAAGTCACCAATAGCTCGGGCCGCCTCACCTTCCCAGTTCCCCCAGAACGCGCGCTGGGCATTGGTGTCTACCCCGTGCGCATGGTGGTCAG GGGCGACCACACCTATGCCGAATGCTGCCTGACTGTGGTGGCCCGCGGCACGGAGGCTGTGGTCTTCAGCATCGACGGCTCCTTCACCGCCAGCGTCTCCATCATGGGCAGCGACCCCAAGGTGCGAGCTGGCGCCGTGGACGTGGTCAG GCACTGGCAGGACTCCGGCTACCTGATCGTGTATGTCACAGGCCGGCCGGATATGCAGAAGCACCGCGTGGTGGCCTGGCTGTCGCAGCACAACTTCCCCCACGGCGTCGTCTCCTTCTGCGACGGCCTCACCCACGACCCACTACGCCAGAAGGCAATGTTTCTGCAGAGCCTGGTGCAGGAG GTAGAACTGAACATCGTGGCCGGTTATGGGTCTCCCAAAGATGTGGCTGTATACGCGGCGCTGGGGCTGTCCCCGAGCCAGACCTACATCGTGGGCCGTGCCGTGCGGAAGCTACAGGCACAGTGCCAG TTCCTGTCAGACGGCTATGTGGCCCACCTGGGCCAGCTGGAAGCAGGCTCGCACTCGCATGCCTCCTCGGGACCCCCGAGAGCTGCCTTGGGCAAGAGCAGCTATGGTGTGGCTGCCCCCGTGGACTTCCTGCGCAAACAGAGCCAGCTGCTTCGCTCGAGGGGCCCCAGCCAGGCGGAGCGTGAGGGCCCGGGAACACCACCCACCACCCTGGCACGGGGCAAAGCATGGAGCATCAGCCTGAAGCTGGACAGCGAGGAGTGA
- the CDK2AP2 gene encoding cyclin-dependent kinase 2-associated protein 2 isoform X1 — MSYKPIAPAPSSTPGSSTPGPGTPVPTGSVPSPSGSVPGAGAPFRPLFNDFGPPSMGYVQAMKPPGAQGSQSTYTDLLSVIEEMGKEIRPTYAGSKSAMERLKRGIIHARALVRECLAETERNART; from the exons ATGTCCTACAAACCCATCGCCCCTGCTCCCAGCAGCACCCCTGGCTCCAGCACCCCTGGGCCGGGCACCCCGGTCCCTACAG GAAGCGTCCCGTCGCCGTCGGGCTCAGTGCCAGGAGCCGGCGCTCCTTTTAGACCGCTGTTTAACGACTTTGGACCGCCTTCCATGGGCTACGTGCAG GCGATGAAGCCACCCGGCGCCCAGGGCTCCCAGAGCACCTACACGGACCTGCTGTCAGTCATAGAGGAGATGGGCAAAGAGATCCGGCCCACCTATGCTGGCAGCAAGAGCGCCATGGAGCGCCTGAAGAGAG gtaTCATCCATGCCCGGGCGCTAGTCAGAGAGTGCCTGGCAGAGACAGAGCGGAACGCCCGCACGTAA
- the CDK2AP2 gene encoding cyclin-dependent kinase 2-associated protein 2 isoform X2, with the protein MGYVQAMKPPGAQGSQSTYTDLLSVIEEMGKEIRPTYAGSKSAMERLKRGIIHARALVRECLAETERNART; encoded by the exons ATGGGCTACGTGCAG GCGATGAAGCCACCCGGCGCCCAGGGCTCCCAGAGCACCTACACGGACCTGCTGTCAGTCATAGAGGAGATGGGCAAAGAGATCCGGCCCACCTATGCTGGCAGCAAGAGCGCCATGGAGCGCCTGAAGAGAG gtaTCATCCATGCCCGGGCGCTAGTCAGAGAGTGCCTGGCAGAGACAGAGCGGAACGCCCGCACGTAA